The Sulfurihydrogenibium sp. genome includes a region encoding these proteins:
- a CDS encoding DUF815 domain-containing protein, with protein sequence MEVISHPTYKKNLIPIKFSDREDSQYTRQSDILEEKLSLVDRFGLRLGFFRFDKENFIKTVKHYATIYNINIDEKLLIEKALAYATEYGTYSGRTALNFIKSL encoded by the coding sequence ATGGAGGTAATTTCTCACCCGACGTATAAGAAAAATCTAATTCCTATTAAATTTTCAGATAGAGAAGATAGTCAGTACACAAGACAATCAGATATATTGGAAGAAAAACTATCTCTTGTAGATAGGTTTGGTTTAAGACTTGGATTTTTTAGATTCGACAAAGAAAATTTTATAAAAACAGTAAAACATTATGCCACCATTTACAACATTAACATAGATGAAAAATTGCTGATAGAAAAAGCATTAGCCTATGCAACAGAATATGGAACTTATAGCGGAAGAACAGCATTAAACTTTATAAAGAGTCTGTAG